The DNA region TGGATTCGAGCTCGGAAACCGGAACCCCAAAAATCGCTACAGCGCAAATTCCTCACCCTTATGCTTTCTTGACACTATAATAACTATTCAATAGCATTCTCCGCAAGTTATGAGGCAATCCCGGCAGATATCAATCGGTGACGTAAAAATAGGCGGGGGAGCTCCCGTGTCGGTTCAGTCAATGACTATCACCGATACGAGAGACGTTGCGTCAACAGTTTCCCAGATAAAAAGACTTGAGAAGGCGGGTTGTGACATCGTCAGGGTAGCCGTTCCCGACATGGATGCCGCAAAGGCTCTGGGAGCGATAAGAAAAGAGATAAGGATTCCCCTTGTCTCGGACATACACTTTGATTACAGACTGGCCCTTGAATCAATAAGACAGGGAGTCGACGGGATGAGAATAAATCCCGGAAACATCGGCGCTAGGTACAGAATAAAGGCCGTGGTTAACGCCTGCAAGGAAAGAAGAATTCCCATAAGAATAGGCGTGAATTCAGGCTCTCTTGAAAAAGACATACTCAAAAAGCACAAACACCCAACGGCCGAAGCCTTGGTTGAGAGCGCAATGAGACATGTCGGCATACTCGAGGACCTTGATTTTCTCGACATAAAGATTTCAGTCAAGTCCACCGACGTGAGGAAAATGATTACCGCATACAGAATGCTCGCGGACAAGACCGAATATCCGCTCCATCTCGGAGTTACCGAGGCGGGGACCCCGGGAATGGGGACGGTGAAATCCGCCATAGGAATCGGAGCGCTTCTGGCTGAAGGGATAGGTGACACGATAAGGGTGTCCTTAACCGGCGATCCGGTGGAGGAAATAGTTGTCGGAATGAACATACTGAGGTCCCTTGGAATCAGGAACAACGGAATTGAACTTATCTCGTGCCCGGGATGCGGGCGACTTGAAATAGATCTTGAGAAGCTGGTTTCTGAAGTTGAACAAGGTGTTTCCGGTTTTAACCTTCCAAGACCGGTTAAAGTCGCCATACTGGGTTGCGTTGTCAACGGGCCGGGTGAGGCCGCGGAAGCTGATATAGGGATAGCGGGGGGAAGGGGGAAAGGAATGCTCTATCGGGACGGAAAGCTGATAAAATCTTTCAGAGAAGCCGATTTGGTCGGGGAGCTTGTCAAAGAAATAGAGAGAAATTACGTCAACTGAACTGAAAACCCCGCAAAATTGCTTTCCAGCTGAGTTCAGATCACTTTAAAGGAGAAAAACGAATGAGGTTTTCTTCCTATTTCATACCCACGGTCAAGGAAGACCCTTCGGATGCCGAGATCATAAGTCACAAGCTTATGGTAAGAGCAGGCATGATAAGAAAGCTTGCGGCCGGGATCTACAACTACCTTCCTTTGGGACTCAGGTCCATAAGAAAAGTCGAAAACATAGTGCGGGAAGAAATGAACAGGGCAGGAGCCATAGAGCTCCTCATGCCCGCAGTGCTTCCGGCCGAACCTTGGATCGAAAGCGCCAGATGGGATTACTACGGAAAGGAACTTCTTCGCTTCAAGGACAGAGCCGAACGGGATTTCTGTCTGGGACCCACGCACGAGGAAATAATAACGGACATAGTCAGGAAGGAGATTCGTTCCTACAAACAGCTTCCTGTTAATTTTTACCAGATACAGACGAAATTCAGGGATGAAATCCGTCCCCGCTTTGGGGTTATGAGGGCACGTGAATTCATAATGAAAGATGCCTACAGCTTTGACGTTTCGGATGAGGGAGCGGATCGTTCCTACCAGGCGATGTACGACGCTTATGTACGTATATTTGAAAGATGCGGGCTCGCGTTCAGCGTGGTTGCCGCCGATTCAGGAAACATCGGCGGAAGTTTTTCACATGAGTTCATGGTGACTGCCGACACCGGGGAAGACGTAA from Candidatus Dadabacteria bacterium includes:
- the ispG gene encoding flavodoxin-dependent (E)-4-hydroxy-3-methylbut-2-enyl-diphosphate synthase, coding for MRQSRQISIGDVKIGGGAPVSVQSMTITDTRDVASTVSQIKRLEKAGCDIVRVAVPDMDAAKALGAIRKEIRIPLVSDIHFDYRLALESIRQGVDGMRINPGNIGARYRIKAVVNACKERRIPIRIGVNSGSLEKDILKKHKHPTAEALVESAMRHVGILEDLDFLDIKISVKSTDVRKMITAYRMLADKTEYPLHLGVTEAGTPGMGTVKSAIGIGALLAEGIGDTIRVSLTGDPVEEIVVGMNILRSLGIRNNGIELISCPGCGRLEIDLEKLVSEVEQGVSGFNLPRPVKVAILGCVVNGPGEAAEADIGIAGGRGKGMLYRDGKLIKSFREADLVGELVKEIERNYVN